One Granulicella sp. 5B5 DNA window includes the following coding sequences:
- the ribA gene encoding GTP cyclohydrolase II, translating into MPLVSVRQVADADFPTRWGHFRILGFEGTFNPVDPGRKPCESAVALVMGDIHALDASGQPVPPIIRIHSQCLTGDVFHSLRCDCHDQLHLALARIAAEGTGILLYEQQEGRGIGLMAKLRAYELQDQGLDTIEANEQLGYRADYREFELPAAILKHLGVKSVRLITNNPEKVSALEADGIKVAERISATIPTEPTFERYLQTKHEKMGHLVS; encoded by the coding sequence ATGCCGCTTGTAAGCGTTCGCCAGGTCGCCGATGCAGACTTCCCCACCCGCTGGGGACACTTCCGCATCCTCGGCTTTGAAGGCACCTTCAACCCCGTCGACCCCGGCCGCAAGCCCTGCGAGTCCGCCGTCGCGCTCGTCATGGGTGACATCCACGCCCTCGATGCCAGTGGCCAGCCAGTCCCGCCCATCATCCGCATTCACTCCCAGTGCCTCACCGGAGACGTCTTCCACTCCCTCCGCTGCGACTGCCACGACCAGCTCCACCTCGCCCTCGCCCGCATCGCCGCCGAAGGCACCGGCATCCTCCTCTATGAACAGCAGGAGGGCCGCGGCATCGGCCTCATGGCCAAGCTCCGCGCCTACGAGCTCCAGGACCAGGGCCTCGACACCATCGAAGCCAACGAGCAACTAGGCTACCGCGCCGACTACCGCGAGTTCGAGCTCCCGGCGGCCATCCTGAAACATCTAGGCGTGAAATCAGTCCGCCTCATCACCAACAACCCCGAAAAGGTCTCCGCCCTCGAAGCCGACGGCATCAAGGTCGCCGAGCGCATCTCCGCCACCATCCCCACCGAACCCACCTTCGAGCGCTACCTCCAAACCAAGCACGAAAAAATGGGCCACCTCGTCAGCTAG
- a CDS encoding histidine kinase has translation MVANDSKLILITLLVELGVAAAVASSLARANRFKRLLLMKERSAGETLQLIVWICLPLMLGVLIRVRVPNFLAADLSFQATAIVGLLLGPWWGMVGGVLLALPAVKHGEFFALAVNLLVAMIFGAYKRFSDEEDIWGFTPLIDLSLYRWVMRTVTHPHLDRQIFLLMLLTVTQFVASVLSHWYPHRYFALYSNYWYVELLICACAPVVVGIPLKIWNAVRIERKLEEQTRLLLEARLDALQRQINPHFLFNTLNSIASLVRSKPELAREMIVKLANILRALLRDRDAFVPLEEELAFTDDYLDIEVVRFGAKLKVVKDIAENTLPVVVPSMVLQPLIENSIKHGLEPRIGGGTVTLRSRIVDNMLVLEVEDDGVGMEPGGPVTSAVSGVVREGSGIGMKNVKERLQVLYGDAAQVELVSRPGRGTRVRLMMPIAEVEDVGWLGRVGAETQSLRG, from the coding sequence GTGGTTGCGAATGACTCCAAGCTGATACTGATTACGCTGCTCGTCGAGCTGGGTGTGGCGGCGGCGGTGGCGAGCTCGCTGGCGCGGGCGAACCGGTTCAAGCGGCTGCTGCTGATGAAGGAGCGCAGCGCCGGGGAGACGCTGCAGCTGATTGTGTGGATCTGTCTGCCGCTGATGCTGGGCGTGCTGATCCGGGTGCGGGTGCCGAACTTTCTGGCGGCGGACCTGTCGTTTCAGGCGACGGCGATTGTGGGGCTGCTGCTGGGGCCGTGGTGGGGCATGGTCGGCGGTGTGCTGCTGGCGCTGCCGGCGGTGAAGCATGGCGAGTTCTTTGCGCTGGCTGTGAACCTGCTGGTGGCGATGATCTTTGGGGCGTACAAGCGGTTCTCGGATGAGGAGGACATCTGGGGGTTTACGCCGCTGATCGACCTGAGCCTGTATCGGTGGGTGATGCGGACGGTGACGCATCCGCATCTGGACCGGCAGATTTTTTTGCTGATGCTGCTGACGGTGACGCAGTTCGTGGCGAGCGTGTTGAGCCATTGGTATCCGCACCGGTACTTTGCGCTGTACTCGAACTATTGGTATGTGGAGCTGCTGATCTGTGCGTGCGCGCCGGTGGTGGTGGGGATTCCGCTGAAGATATGGAACGCGGTGCGGATTGAGCGCAAGCTGGAGGAGCAGACGAGGCTGCTGCTGGAGGCGAGGCTGGATGCGTTGCAGCGGCAGATCAATCCGCATTTCTTGTTCAATACGCTGAACTCGATTGCGTCGCTGGTGCGGAGCAAGCCGGAGCTGGCGCGCGAGATGATTGTGAAGCTGGCGAATATTCTGCGGGCGCTGCTGCGGGATCGCGATGCGTTTGTGCCGCTGGAGGAGGAGCTGGCGTTTACCGATGACTACCTGGACATCGAGGTGGTGCGGTTTGGGGCGAAGCTGAAGGTGGTGAAGGACATCGCGGAGAATACGCTGCCGGTTGTAGTGCCGAGCATGGTGCTGCAGCCGCTGATCGAGAACAGCATCAAGCATGGGCTGGAGCCGCGGATCGGCGGCGGTACGGTGACGCTGCGGAGCCGGATTGTGGACAACATGCTGGTGCTGGAGGTGGAAGACGATGGCGTGGGGATGGAGCCGGGTGGGCCGGTGACTAGCGCGGTGAGCGGGGTGGTCCGTGAGGGGTCGGGGATTGGGATGAAGAATGTGAAGGAGCGGCTGCAGGTGCTGTATGGGGATGCGGCGCAGGTGGAACTGGTGAGTAGGCCGGGACGCGGAACGAGGGTTCGACTGATGATGCCGATTGCGGAGGTGGAGGACGTGGGCTGGCTAGGCAGAGTGGGAGCGGAAACGCAGTCCCTCCGGGGTTAA
- a CDS encoding type II toxin-antitoxin system RelE/ParE family toxin: MLDIYEVIALDKPLAAERWLTEIEERAAMLVEHPRLGVRRPEFEPSARILSVGNYLIVYETHPDTDEGAVDEVEIVRVVHGQRDLSRVF; encoded by the coding sequence TTGCTGGATATCTATGAAGTGATCGCTTTAGATAAGCCCTTGGCTGCTGAACGGTGGCTGACGGAGATCGAAGAGCGGGCGGCCATGCTTGTCGAGCATCCGCGTCTAGGCGTTCGCAGACCCGAATTTGAACCATCGGCGCGCATTCTGTCGGTTGGAAATTATTTGATCGTGTACGAGACGCACCCCGATACAGATGAGGGTGCAGTCGATGAGGTTGAGATTGTGCGTGTGGTGCATGGGCAGAGGGATTTGAGCCGGGTGTTTTGA
- the eno gene encoding phosphopyruvate hydratase: MTEIVSIHAREILDSRGNPTVEADVVLEDGVRGRAAVPSGASTGEHEAVELRDGDKSHYLGKGVLKAVDNIESIIAPELAGMDASNQKLIDATMIALDGTENKGKLGANAILAVSMATARAAAESLGLPLYRYLGGVNACILPTPMMNILNGGAHADNNVDFQEFMVMPVGAETFSDALRWGTEVFHTLKGVLKKKGYNTAVGDEGGFAPSLKSNVEALEVILEAIELAGYKAGEQIAIALDPASSEFYDKKSGKYIFKKSDKSEKSSEQMASYWESWVRQYPIISLEDGMDENDWGGWKILTEKVGSKVQLVGDDLFVTNTRKLQRGIEEGVANSILVKVNQIGTISETLDAIELARRNGYTSIISHRSGETEDTFIADLAVGTGAGQIKTGSASRTDRIAKYNQLLRIEEELGQGAEFLGRLSVNCGA, encoded by the coding sequence ATGACTGAGATTGTGTCGATTCATGCGCGAGAGATTCTGGATAGCCGTGGCAACCCGACGGTGGAAGCGGATGTGGTGCTGGAAGATGGCGTGCGTGGGCGCGCCGCGGTGCCGAGTGGCGCCTCGACCGGTGAGCACGAAGCGGTGGAGCTGCGCGATGGCGACAAGAGCCATTACCTGGGCAAGGGCGTGCTGAAGGCCGTCGACAACATTGAGAGCATTATTGCGCCGGAGCTGGCGGGGATGGATGCCAGCAATCAGAAGCTGATCGACGCAACGATGATTGCGCTCGACGGCACGGAGAACAAGGGCAAGCTGGGCGCGAACGCGATCCTGGCGGTGTCAATGGCGACGGCGCGGGCGGCGGCGGAGTCGCTGGGGCTGCCGCTGTATCGCTATCTGGGCGGCGTGAATGCTTGCATTCTGCCGACGCCGATGATGAACATTTTGAACGGTGGCGCCCATGCTGATAACAACGTGGACTTTCAGGAGTTCATGGTGATGCCGGTGGGCGCGGAGACGTTCAGCGACGCGCTGCGGTGGGGGACCGAGGTCTTCCACACGCTGAAGGGCGTGCTGAAGAAGAAGGGCTACAACACGGCGGTGGGCGATGAGGGTGGCTTTGCACCGTCGCTGAAGTCGAACGTGGAGGCGCTTGAGGTGATTCTGGAGGCGATTGAGCTGGCGGGGTACAAGGCCGGCGAGCAGATTGCGATTGCGCTGGACCCGGCTTCGAGCGAGTTCTATGACAAGAAGAGTGGCAAGTATATCTTCAAGAAGTCGGACAAGAGCGAGAAGAGCAGCGAGCAGATGGCGAGCTACTGGGAGAGCTGGGTGCGGCAGTATCCGATCATCAGCCTGGAAGACGGCATGGATGAGAACGACTGGGGCGGTTGGAAGATCCTGACGGAGAAGGTCGGCAGCAAGGTGCAGCTGGTGGGCGATGACCTGTTCGTGACCAACACCAGGAAGCTGCAGCGCGGCATCGAAGAGGGCGTGGCGAACTCGATTCTGGTGAAGGTGAACCAGATTGGGACGATCTCTGAGACGCTGGATGCGATTGAGCTGGCGCGCCGGAATGGGTATACGTCGATCATCTCGCACCGCTCGGGTGAGACCGAGGACACGTTCATTGCGGACCTCGCGGTGGGCACGGGAGCGGGGCAGATCAAGACGGGCTCGGCTTCGCGCACGGACAGAATTGCGAAGTACAACCAGCTACTGAGGATTGAGGAAGAGCTCGGGCAGGGTGCGGAGTTTCTTGGCCGGTTGAGTGTGAACTGCGGAGCGTAA
- a CDS encoding UPF0182 family protein codes for MPQDLKTLDAPFPPPHRVHRRLLLALAAVVLVIIFSARTLLAEWVDLLWFHSLGYSQVFWRTTLLSAAVCIVFALLTFAILFTVFTLLRRSHAGDLPRSHKIYIQGSPLNLSIDPILRGVTWVIAIIAGFLSGTSMLASWPTFALYLYAPRASTVTDPVFSRPLSFFLFTLPMLNLLLNWLLTLAFVIGFAAIFMALLASSTRAVQARTEGADIHRYAPSLWRGLSWALAFFLLVLSANVYVSRFQTLLNTHTLFDGVTYTDAHILIPGLLFVALALLVGAGLAAYNAMRSGHGKAIFTSAVPAVVAYVALSLVGWYVDSFVVRPNQLDRETPYIAHNIQSTRAAFGLDRFDRKEFPAETTVAAADPANNQPTLQNIRLWDWHALQDTLRQVQEIRTYYDFPDIDIDRYNLDGTTREVMLAGRELNVNKLPDSSRNWINEKLIYTHGYGVTMNPVNGFTAEGLPNLLLSNMPVQSTVPGLSVSRPELYFGELTNTDVYVKTHQQEFDYPQGQSNNLTSYQGTGGIPIGGELRRILLATDRGDLGKVPFSDDITPDSRLLMRRNIRQRVAVLAPFLTFDSDPYLVVGEDGRLSWILDAYTASDSYPDATHYTLPDGTSVNYIRNSVKAVVDAYNGTTTFYVFDPSDPLIAAWRHIFPALFRDAVSMPPDLRHHIRYPETLFSLQAQVYALYHMTVPEVFFNREDLWTVATETTNQPTSDDSGQSGAQPMQPNFVLMKLPGETNAEFVEILPFTPANRNNLIGWIAARCDDPHYGSAIVYDFPKTRLIDGPQQIEARIDQNAQLSGQLTLWNQQGSHVLRGSLLVIPSGKALLYAEPIYLQAQQSPMPELRLVVLALQDRLAYGPNFQSALASLFNDQPSSLNATTSTDTDTSTPSATPSPAPTAAANNSALISQAAQDFDDYQHLTAAGKLTQAGQKLDDLKRVLNQLNQHSNTQAH; via the coding sequence TTGCCTCAAGACCTCAAGACCCTCGACGCTCCCTTCCCGCCACCGCATCGCGTACACAGACGTCTTCTCCTGGCCCTCGCCGCAGTCGTCCTCGTTATCATCTTCAGCGCCCGCACACTGCTCGCGGAGTGGGTCGATCTCCTCTGGTTCCACTCGCTCGGCTACAGCCAGGTCTTCTGGCGCACCACACTGCTCAGCGCGGCTGTCTGCATAGTCTTCGCGCTGCTCACCTTCGCCATCCTCTTCACGGTCTTCACCCTGCTCCGCCGCTCGCACGCTGGCGATCTTCCCCGCTCCCACAAAATCTACATTCAGGGCAGTCCGCTCAACCTCTCCATCGACCCGATCCTTCGCGGCGTCACATGGGTCATCGCCATCATCGCCGGGTTTCTCAGCGGCACTTCGATGCTCGCCTCCTGGCCCACCTTCGCGCTCTATCTCTACGCTCCTCGCGCCTCCACGGTCACGGACCCGGTCTTCAGCCGCCCCCTCAGCTTCTTTCTCTTTACGCTCCCGATGCTGAACCTGCTGCTCAACTGGCTGCTCACCCTGGCCTTCGTCATCGGCTTCGCAGCCATCTTCATGGCGTTGCTGGCCAGCAGCACACGCGCCGTGCAGGCCCGCACCGAAGGCGCAGACATCCACCGCTACGCCCCTTCACTCTGGCGAGGCCTCTCCTGGGCGCTGGCCTTCTTCCTCCTCGTCCTCTCTGCAAACGTCTACGTCAGCCGCTTTCAAACGCTCCTCAACACGCATACCCTCTTCGACGGCGTCACCTACACCGACGCGCACATACTCATCCCCGGTCTCCTCTTCGTCGCACTCGCTCTCCTCGTTGGAGCCGGCCTGGCCGCTTACAACGCCATGCGTTCGGGCCACGGTAAGGCGATCTTCACCTCTGCCGTTCCGGCCGTCGTCGCCTATGTGGCGCTTTCGCTCGTCGGCTGGTACGTCGACAGCTTCGTCGTCCGCCCCAATCAGCTTGATCGCGAAACACCCTACATCGCGCACAACATCCAGAGCACCCGCGCGGCCTTCGGCCTCGACCGCTTCGACCGCAAGGAGTTCCCTGCCGAAACCACCGTCGCCGCCGCCGACCCCGCCAACAATCAGCCCACCCTCCAGAACATCCGCCTCTGGGACTGGCACGCCCTCCAGGACACCCTCCGCCAGGTCCAGGAGATCCGCACCTACTACGACTTCCCCGACATCGACATCGACCGGTACAACCTCGACGGCACCACCCGCGAGGTCATGCTCGCCGGCCGCGAGCTCAACGTCAATAAACTCCCTGACAGCAGCCGCAACTGGATCAACGAGAAGCTCATCTACACCCACGGCTACGGCGTCACCATGAACCCCGTCAACGGCTTCACAGCCGAAGGCCTGCCCAACCTCCTGCTCAGCAACATGCCCGTCCAGAGCACCGTCCCCGGCCTCTCCGTCTCCCGCCCCGAGCTCTACTTCGGCGAGCTCACCAACACCGACGTCTACGTCAAGACCCACCAGCAGGAGTTCGACTACCCACAGGGCCAGTCCAACAACCTCACCTCCTATCAGGGCACCGGCGGCATCCCTATCGGCGGCGAGCTACGCCGCATCCTCCTCGCCACCGATCGCGGCGACCTCGGCAAAGTACCTTTCTCTGACGACATCACCCCTGACAGCCGCCTGCTCATGCGCCGCAACATCCGCCAGCGCGTCGCAGTGCTCGCGCCCTTCCTCACCTTCGACTCCGACCCCTACCTCGTCGTCGGCGAGGACGGCCGCCTCTCCTGGATACTCGACGCCTACACCGCCTCCGACTCCTACCCCGACGCCACACACTACACCCTGCCCGACGGCACCTCCGTCAACTACATCCGCAACAGCGTCAAGGCCGTCGTCGACGCCTACAACGGCACCACCACCTTCTACGTCTTCGACCCGTCAGACCCGCTCATCGCCGCCTGGCGTCATATCTTTCCAGCTCTCTTCCGCGATGCCGTATCCATGCCCCCGGACCTCCGTCATCACATCCGCTACCCTGAAACCCTCTTCAGCCTTCAGGCACAGGTCTATGCGCTTTACCATATGACTGTTCCCGAGGTCTTTTTCAACCGCGAAGACCTCTGGACCGTCGCCACCGAGACCACCAACCAGCCCACCTCTGACGACTCCGGCCAATCTGGTGCCCAGCCCATGCAGCCCAACTTCGTCCTCATGAAGCTGCCCGGCGAGACGAACGCCGAGTTCGTCGAGATACTCCCATTCACCCCGGCCAACCGCAACAACCTCATTGGCTGGATCGCCGCCCGCTGCGACGATCCTCACTACGGTTCCGCCATCGTCTACGACTTCCCCAAGACCCGCCTCATCGACGGCCCGCAACAGATCGAAGCCCGCATCGACCAGAACGCCCAGCTCTCTGGCCAGCTCACCCTCTGGAACCAGCAGGGCTCCCACGTCCTGCGCGGCAGCCTCCTCGTCATCCCCTCCGGCAAGGCACTTCTCTACGCCGAGCCCATCTACCTCCAGGCCCAGCAAAGCCCCATGCCCGAGCTCCGCCTCGTTGTGCTCGCTCTGCAGGACCGCCTCGCCTACGGCCCCAACTTCCAGAGTGCCCTCGCCTCTCTCTTCAACGACCAGCCCTCGTCGCTCAACGCCACCACTTCCACAGACACCGACACCTCTACGCCCTCTGCCACTCCATCCCCTGCACCCACAGCCGCCGCCAACAACAGTGCCCTCATCTCGCAAGCCGCGCAGGACTTCGACGACTACCAGCACCTTACTGCCGCCGGCAAGCTGACTCAGGCTGGCCAAAAGCTCGACGACCTCAAACGCGTCCTCAACCAGCTCAACCAGCACTCCAACACGCAGGCTCACTAG
- a CDS encoding nitroreductase family protein has product MSDLDHVKHAPAELGLHDLLASRWSPRAYSDKPVTTEDLTKIFTAAAWAASSANEQPWRFLVGRNGDDTFSKILDSMVEANQAWAQHAPVLVLSTGKSTFSPGPFGGAPNPYALHDTGAASANMSLEATALGLHTHGIGGFDREKARAHFNIPADFEIGASWAIGYLGDPAILSERARAMETFTRTRKPLSAFVFSTWDTPAEL; this is encoded by the coding sequence ATGTCCGACCTCGACCACGTAAAACACGCTCCCGCCGAACTCGGCCTCCACGACCTCCTCGCCAGCCGCTGGTCTCCCCGCGCCTACAGCGACAAGCCCGTCACCACCGAAGACCTCACCAAGATCTTCACCGCAGCCGCCTGGGCAGCCTCCTCCGCCAATGAGCAGCCGTGGCGCTTCCTCGTCGGCCGCAACGGCGACGACACCTTCTCCAAGATCCTCGACTCCATGGTCGAAGCCAACCAGGCCTGGGCGCAACACGCACCCGTGCTCGTCCTCTCCACCGGCAAGTCCACCTTCTCGCCCGGCCCCTTCGGCGGCGCTCCCAACCCCTACGCCTTGCACGACACCGGCGCCGCCTCCGCCAATATGTCCCTCGAAGCCACAGCCCTCGGCCTGCATACCCACGGCATCGGGGGTTTCGACCGCGAAAAAGCCCGCGCCCACTTCAACATCCCCGCCGACTTCGAGATCGGCGCCAGCTGGGCCATCGGCTACCTCGGCGACCCTGCCATCCTCTCAGAACGCGCCCGCGCCATGGAAACCTTCACACGCACCCGCAAACCCCTCAGCGCCTTCGTCTTCTCCACCTGGGACACCCCTGCCGAGCTCTAA
- the gpmI gene encoding 2,3-bisphosphoglycerate-independent phosphoglycerate mutase: protein MRKNGPVILTILDGWGYRAESHANAIAQARKPTYDMLLREYPNTVIRASEHFVGLPDGQMGNSEVGHLNLGAGRVVRMDMTRIDTAIMTGALYEDSTLLAAMKHASVEGRALHLIGLVSDGGVHSHVRHLYALLKMAAQQGLTRVFVHAFMDGRDTLPTSGAGYLEELQQKFAEYGVGRLASVSGRYFAMDRDYRWEKERKAFDAMVTGQAPGGKYVDAVVRVRESYNNEVTDEFVEPFVCVDSDGKPVGLIADNDTVICFNYRADRVRQVTRVLARRSGLNAAMGMDLPKAAELEAEIPMASVPQGLHYVSMTQYDPKFKVPMVIQPESMDNLLANLMERAQLRNLRVAETEKYAHVTYFFNGGIEKPFAGEDRELVQSKKVATYDLAPEMSCEGIGDVVCRSINDTAFDVIIVNFANADMVGHSGKMEPTVKAVEAVDAQLARIYQAVKQHGASWIITADHGNAELMVDPVTGGPHTAHTTNPVPFVLVTDQARKIGVREGGSLRDISPTVLGLMEMGLPVEMTGGDLRVVPSVG, encoded by the coding sequence ATGCGAAAGAACGGACCGGTCATCCTGACCATTCTTGACGGCTGGGGTTACCGGGCCGAGTCTCATGCGAATGCGATTGCGCAGGCGCGGAAACCTACCTATGACATGCTGCTGCGGGAGTATCCGAACACGGTGATCCGCGCGAGCGAGCACTTTGTGGGGCTGCCGGATGGGCAGATGGGTAACTCCGAGGTGGGGCATCTGAACCTGGGCGCGGGGCGCGTGGTGCGGATGGATATGACGCGGATCGATACTGCTATCATGACCGGTGCGCTATATGAAGACTCGACGCTGCTGGCGGCGATGAAGCACGCGAGCGTCGAGGGGCGGGCGCTGCATCTGATCGGGTTGGTGAGCGATGGTGGGGTGCACTCGCATGTGCGGCATTTGTATGCGCTGCTGAAGATGGCGGCGCAGCAGGGGCTGACGCGGGTGTTTGTCCATGCGTTTATGGATGGGCGCGATACGCTGCCGACGAGTGGGGCCGGGTATCTGGAGGAGCTGCAGCAGAAGTTTGCGGAGTATGGCGTGGGGCGGCTCGCGAGTGTGAGCGGGCGGTACTTTGCGATGGACCGCGACTATCGGTGGGAGAAAGAGCGCAAGGCCTTCGATGCGATGGTGACGGGGCAGGCTCCGGGGGGGAAGTATGTGGATGCTGTTGTGCGGGTTCGTGAGAGCTATAACAACGAAGTGACCGATGAGTTTGTCGAGCCGTTTGTGTGCGTGGATAGCGACGGCAAGCCGGTTGGGTTGATTGCGGATAATGATACGGTGATCTGCTTCAACTATCGTGCGGACCGTGTACGGCAGGTGACGCGGGTGCTGGCACGGCGGAGCGGGTTGAACGCGGCGATGGGGATGGACCTGCCGAAGGCTGCCGAGCTTGAGGCGGAGATCCCGATGGCGAGTGTGCCGCAGGGGCTGCATTATGTGTCGATGACGCAGTATGACCCGAAGTTCAAGGTGCCGATGGTGATCCAGCCGGAGAGCATGGACAACCTGCTGGCGAACCTGATGGAGCGCGCACAGTTGCGGAACCTGCGGGTGGCGGAGACGGAGAAGTATGCGCATGTGACGTACTTCTTCAACGGTGGGATTGAGAAGCCGTTTGCAGGCGAGGACCGCGAGTTGGTGCAGTCGAAGAAGGTGGCGACGTATGACCTGGCGCCGGAGATGTCGTGCGAGGGGATTGGCGATGTGGTGTGCCGGTCGATCAACGATACGGCGTTCGATGTGATTATCGTGAACTTTGCGAACGCGGACATGGTGGGGCACTCGGGCAAGATGGAGCCGACGGTGAAGGCTGTGGAGGCTGTGGATGCGCAGCTGGCGCGGATTTATCAGGCGGTGAAGCAGCATGGGGCGTCGTGGATTATTACGGCAGACCATGGCAATGCGGAGCTGATGGTCGACCCGGTGACGGGTGGGCCGCACACGGCGCATACGACGAACCCGGTGCCGTTTGTGCTGGTGACGGACCAGGCGAGGAAGATTGGTGTGCGTGAGGGTGGGTCGCTGCGGGATATTTCGCCGACGGTGCTGGGGCTGATGGAGATGGGGCTGCCGGTGGAGATGACGGGTGGGGATTTGCGGGTGGTGCCGAGCGTCGGCTAA
- a CDS encoding type II toxin-antitoxin system ParD family antitoxin: MPDIQKVSVALTGEQVAALKDAVETGEYATTSEVVREALREWQWGRELRMKEIEWLRKAWDEGKASGRAEPMDWVELRAEARRRVEKKTEEAA, translated from the coding sequence ATGCCTGATATTCAGAAGGTCAGTGTTGCGTTGACGGGGGAGCAGGTGGCTGCCCTCAAGGATGCCGTTGAGACGGGCGAGTATGCGACGACGAGCGAGGTTGTCCGTGAGGCGCTAAGGGAATGGCAGTGGGGACGTGAGCTGCGGATGAAAGAGATTGAGTGGCTGCGGAAGGCATGGGATGAGGGGAAGGCCAGCGGACGAGCGGAGCCGATGGATTGGGTTGAGCTGAGGGCGGAGGCAAGGCGCAGGGTTGAGAAGAAGACGGAAGAGGCTGCGTGA